ggggggggggtggtttGAGATATGTATTAAATTCAGTTACTCGTTTAAATCATAATTCATAAACAGTGTTACATtcatttgtaataaaaatagctttggtttggtttggtttgttttgttttagctCACATCAATATTTTGGTTCAACTTATTTTAATGGTATAGGTGGACACATAAACCCGGCGGTGACATTTGGACTATTGCTGGCTAGAAAAGTGACGTTGTTGAGAGCAGTAATGTACATGGTGGCTCAGTGCCTTGGTGCCATTTGCGGCGTGGCTTTGGTTAAGTCCTTCCAGTCTTCTTACTACACCCGCTACGGTGGCGGCGCAAACGGTCTCTCTAACGGTTATAGTGTTGGCACTGGTGTTGCCGCGGAGATCATCGGGACATTCGTCTTAGTCTACACCGTCTTCTCCGCCACTGACCCCAAGAGGAGTGCGCGCGACTCTCACGTCCCTGTAAGCTCACTATCTCTTGCAGCTAGATAATTTCACCGCACTAAAATGtatgatattaatatatcacTGAAATGATGTTGTAGCAAAATTATTAATCGGCCAAGAGTAGAATAATATGCATTTAATGGGGGCATGGACACGTATAGCATGTTTTTCTTGGTTGATATTCGAGATCtctttttattgatattttaaacCGTGAAATTTTTTGAACTTCAAATCCATAATTTCTCAAGTTCTCTATGTTCGGAATcagtttttacatattatgatttaaaaattactaatttttttgtttaaaaagtgGTTTGAACTTTGAACCCATGACACGAGAATCATCTCACCACTAAACTATCAATACTTCGGTagaccttttttttctttgtctagTGGTTCAGCTAATCGGTGTTCAAGTAGTTAAAATTCTGATAGACCGGTTATCCGCTTTCGAATTGTGAATTTATCTAGGTCTAAAGATATTACATCTTAGTAAATAATTTGCTCTGTTAAGCTTAagtatatttggatttttgaaaatttggatTTTTGGAAATTTGGACTTTTTTTGATGTCGAACCATATATTACGTAGATTTTGCCAGTCTAACTTCTAGATTCTCCATTATAACAAACGTCAGAAAAGGACATTGATAATCTAAACTTTTTGTCTTTCACGCCTATCTCCATCATATGTGAATGTCCTTTATTGTAAATGGTCCCAAGGTTCATTTGCAACCACGTATCCTTCTCTCAAAGTTTGAGACTCAAACCtaactatattaataatatttggaGGCTTACATTATTTGTCTCGTGAATAAGTAATAAGTAATAGTATCATATATCTTTTGTTACTGTTGATGATGTGGTAAATTGAAGGTATTGGCTCCATTGCCAATTGGATTTGCGGTGTTCATAGTTCACTTAGCTACAATCCCAATCACGGGCACTGGCATTAACCCTGCAAGAAGTCTCGGAGCTGCAATCATCTACAACAAGGACCAAGCTTGGGACCATCATGTTCGTATTACCATCTAAAAAATTTCACTCCTTCGTATTCGATCTCACCTTTGGACAAAGTTTTAATaacgtttttaaatttctacagTGGATATTTTGGGCGGGTCCGTTTGCGGGTGCAGCCATTGCGGCTTTCTACCATCAGTTTGTATTGAGGGCTGGTGCGGTGAAGGCGCTCGGGTCTTTCAGGAGCCAGTCTCGCGTTTAGCTTTGACTCTCGTCATCAAAGAGAGCAAAGAAAGAAGACAATAAAGAGCGGCTTTTTATGTAATGTTTAGATGGTTTGGAACCTAGCGACGTGTAGTATCTTAGTTCTAGCTTTCGTGAAGAGATGTTTTGAGTGTGACTTGTGGGTCAACTTTGAAATGCTACTTCTCTTATATCTATGTCTGCTATTTTATGTTGCTCTAACTTTTACTAGTTTTCTGAATTCCTTATATGAACTTTCCACGTGAGAGTATAAAGGCCACCCTATATTTACACGTGGAAGATTAAGGTTACTTTAAGAAATTATTACTATAATTTAAGTGTTTTGTTAAGTGTCTTTAATTAAAAAATGCACTCATGAAAACACACACAAGTAATCAAACTAGAGAGAATTTACAAGATATCTAAGTTTAAGTGTAGGTCattgattttgatataattaGAGAAATAACAATTGTGTCTCGTTTCATTCGGTTATAACTCTCTGTCCTACAAGTAGCAGGTGAAGAGAAGAAGGTAAGTCCACGTCGTCCACGTGAAATATGTGTATTTATCGGTGACAAATGATAAAGAGTTACGTTGACATCAACTTATATGACCCACAATTTATATGACCTTTGCATAATTTACGAGAAAAAAAGAACCACGTCACTTTAATCTTTTaccacataaataaacacaagtAAAAGAAGATGAATGCATGAAGAAGTTAATGTTTACCAGATTGTGTGTATACTATTCTATCTCGGTTACGCACTCAAACCTTTACTGAAAATTATACAACCACTGATTAATAaagctaaaccctaatcaagaaagcataaacccaaatagaatgtatataatatggtttactatacacaaaccTCTACTgagtaaatctaaaccctaggcATGAACCtataaacacaaatataatctataaattattttctaatattggACACTTGAAGGTACACTTACTTGGTTAGCATGTTGCATATCTTCTATTACATATAGTCTAAATAATATAGTAaacaaatgttccaaataattaaatttgtcCATTGATGTATCCATAGTATGAAATGCAAACAGTAAGCTCTCCCCACCCGAAAAATACAACAATACAAGATACACCActaattagtaaaactaaatcctaatcaaggaaatataaacccaaatagaatgtatataatatggtttactatACCCAAACCTCTGtttagtaaatctaaaccctaagcaTGAACCTATAAACtcaaatacaatctataaattgtttttcaatATTTGACACTTGGATGCCATTTACTTGGTTAACATGTTGTATATCTTCTATTCCATATAGTCTAAGTAGTACAGTAAgcaaattttacaaataatcaaatttgtcCAGCACTCGAAAAATCTGAATTTTATATTACAATCAATCACACAAAATTACGGAGAAGAGAactatcaaatttgaaaacatgacatattattatatccttaaaaaataatatagaaatATGTCTCAAATAGTATGGTACCCTTACATAAATAGgtaaaccaatatatatatatatatatatactatactattcCTTTCACCGAATATAGTATGGACGGAGAGTTCATcctcttcatttttttagacATGTTGATGGTGATACACAGTTACTAGGATCATAATCATTATTCTTCATCACCATATAGAACTCGTCTTCATCTCCTTTCTTTTTCCGACAAGGCGACATTTTTACCGATCCGTCGTCATTATTCTTCACCACTGTATCTAGAAAACAATAccagaaacaaaaacataatattaaagTAAAAGCATGATTGTAAGTAATCAATGATTTAagataagaagaaaaagaaataaaagagcTTTTGTGTCTGCTCAGTGTAATCCTTCGCCATGAACACAATAGAGTTCGTCGGAACGCGCTAGACATCTGGACAAAATTGATTAATCTTTCTAATatttactaataaaaataacatttaaatatatgtgtGATTATCAAAAAGTATGACTAACTAAGAGACACGAGTGAGTAACTTTGccacattaattattattaaattttgttttttgtttgtaggTTTCCGGTTATTCATAAGGGCAGTATAGctattatttataaaagagAAGTGGTGTATCAGTGCGTTAGGGTATTTAGATATCTAGTGAATTATTAATTGTTTGAAGGTTATACATCCTAGTTCCCCATTAAACTATGTAGGTATCCATGCGAATGCAGTACGGTACAAACTCTATAAGTTAGTAATGTTGAAATTGTAGTATTTCATTAACTt
The nucleotide sequence above comes from Brassica napus cultivar Da-Ae chromosome A9, Da-Ae, whole genome shotgun sequence. Encoded proteins:
- the LOC106412217 gene encoding probable aquaporin PIP2-5; translated protein: MTKEVVGEKGSFSGKDYQDPPPEPLFDATELGKWSFYRALIAEFIATLLFLYVTVMTVIGYKSQTDPALNPDQCAGVGVLGIAWAFGGMIFILVYCTAGISGGHINPAVTFGLLLARKVTLLRAVMYMVAQCLGAICGVALVKSFQSSYYTRYGGGANGLSNGYSVGTGVAAEIIGTFVLVYTVFSATDPKRSARDSHVPVLAPLPIGFAVFIVHLATIPITGTGINPARSLGAAIIYNKDQAWDHHWIFWAGPFAGAAIAAFYHQFVLRAGAVKALGSFRSQSRV